In Zonotrichia leucophrys gambelii isolate GWCS_2022_RI chromosome 12, RI_Zleu_2.0, whole genome shotgun sequence, a single genomic region encodes these proteins:
- the IPPK gene encoding inositol-pentakisphosphate 2-kinase, whose protein sequence is MEVEKMDENEWKYHGEGNQSLVVSHCQRCVVLRFLKSPPNQNKTPEEILHHLQNIVDFGKHVMKQFFGENYVHHGEIIQLPLDFVRQLCLKIQPERPECRCDKDMDTLSGYAMCLPNLTRLQPFRFAEHRPILCIEIKPKCGFIPFSSHVSQEIKHKVCRYCMHQHLKVANGKWKRPSKYCPLDLFSGNKQRMHFALKSLLQEAQNNLKIFKNGELIYGCKDDQDCVCDWNELARHLKPFFFPCNGLASGPQCTRSVVKELIHVITMALLSSTDSCRAGHMKTVPISQGRSYCEASAFNKELVRNGKHKLESSGLPRGCLLYKTLQAQMLDMLDIEGLYPLYSRVEQYLEEFPEERSTLQIDGPYNEAFYEKLLDLSLEDDGTVAFALTKVQQYRIAMTAKDCSIMIALSPCLQDECSEQRPVVLTSKSRFTFSVSVLDLDLKPYESIPHQYKLDGEIVNYYLKNVQAKEDPVMSNLFKENEDCTLVLHKV, encoded by the exons CGCTGTGTGGTGCTACGGTTCCTGAAGTCCCCCCCCAACCAGAACAAG ACTCCCGAGGAAATACTCCACCATCTGCAAAACATCGTGGACTTTGGAAAACATGTGATGAAGCAGTTCTTTGGGGAGAACTATGTTCACCATGGG GAAATTATTCAACTGCCTTTAGACTTTGTAAGACAGCTCTGTTTGAAAATCCAGCCAGAGAGGCCAG AGTGTCGCTGTGACAAGGACATGGACACGCTGAGCGGTTACGCCATGTGCCTTCCCAACCTGACGCGGCTGCAGCCCTTCCGCTTCGCCGAGCACCGGCCCATCCTGTGCATCGAGATCAAG ccAAAGTGTGGCTTCATTCCCTTTTCCAGCCATGTTTCACAGGAGATAAAGCACAAGGTGTGTCGTTACTGTATGCATCAGCATCTAAAG GTAGCCAATGGAAAATGGAAGCGACCAAGTAAATATTGCCCATTGGATCTCTTCTCAGG AAATAAACAAAGAATGCACTTTGCTTTGAAGAGCTTATTACAGGAGGCACAGAACaacctgaaaatatttaag AATGGGGAGCTAATTTATGGCTGTAAGGATGACCAGGACTGTGTGTGTGACTGGAATGAACTCGCTCGTCACCTCAAGCCTTTCTTTTTCCCGTGCAACGGGCTGGCCAGCGGCCCGCAGTGCACCCGCAGCGTGGTGAAGGAGCTGATCCACGTCATCACCATGGCGCTGCTGAGCAGCACCGactcctgcagggcagggcacatGAAAACTGTTCCCATCTCACAGGGGAGGAGCTACTGTGAAGCAAGTGCTTTTAACAAGGAGCTAGTAAGGAACG GTAAACATAAGTTGGAAAGCTCTGGTTTACCGAGGGGTTGTCTCCTTTATAAAACCCTTCAGGCTCAGATGCTTGACATGCTGGATATTGAAGGACTCTATCCTTTGTACAGTAGAGTTGAGCAGTACTTGGAGGAATTTCCTGAGGAGAG aAGTACATTGCAGATAGATGGACCTTACAATGAGGCGTTCTATGAGAAGCTGCTGGACCTTTCCCTGGAAGATGATGGGACAGTGGCATTTGCATTAACAAAG GTGCAGCAGTACAGAATAGCAATGACTGCTAAAGACTGCTCCATCATGATTGCCCTTTCCCCCTGCCTGCAAGATGAATG ctctgAGCAAAGACCTGTGGTACTGACATCCAAATCCAGATTCAccttctctgtttctgtgctggacCTGGACCTGAAGCCCTATGAAAGCATCCCCCACCAGTACAAACTGGATGGAGAAATAGTCAATTATTACCTGAAAAATGTACAGGCCAAAGAGGACCCAGTTATGTCCAACCTCTTCAAGGAGAATGAAGACTGCACATTAGTTCTCCATAAAGTGTAA